A single genomic interval of Candidatus Bathyarchaeum sp. harbors:
- a CDS encoding homocysteine biosynthesis protein, with translation MSSKQKQNGRSIAEINQKIKSGDVQVLTAEEMKKLVESSGIEVAYKEVDVVTTGTFGAMCSSGAVINLGHADPPIKIQRAWLNDVEVSHTGAAVDLFIGATQMSETNSFEYGGGHVIEDLIAGREIEVRATSYGTDCYPRTKLDTTITKDDLNQFYLLNFRNCYQRYVCATNSRDEIIYTYMGKLLPKHRNATYSGAGCLNPLMNDPDYETIGIGTRIFLGGGQGYVIGEGTQHDPTNRFGTLMVRGDCKQMSPEFIRGGAFTEYGTSMYVGMGIPIPILNEGLAKKTALRDDEILTDIVDYGVPRRGRPKLGQVSYAALKSGHVTINDRKVKVSSLSSLKTARKIAQTLKTWIENGEFYLSVPVETLPTGSVCNPMHQTSQVAFVSNVTHDAVTCTVKEDITTVAQRIISKSVNHVVVVDKTNEIQGIVTSWDLTRAVAEGKTKLEEVITKKVYTTTLEETVEAASRTMAQHHISALPVLDRQNKVVGLISTEDIAKLRGR, from the coding sequence ATGTCATCCAAACAAAAACAAAACGGACGGTCAATTGCTGAAATCAACCAGAAAATCAAATCTGGCGACGTTCAGGTCCTGACCGCAGAAGAAATGAAGAAACTCGTGGAAAGTAGCGGCATAGAAGTCGCCTACAAAGAAGTAGACGTAGTCACAACTGGAACTTTCGGCGCGATGTGTTCTTCAGGAGCAGTAATAAATCTTGGGCACGCAGACCCACCCATAAAAATTCAGCGCGCTTGGCTAAACGACGTTGAAGTCAGCCACACAGGCGCCGCTGTTGACCTATTCATTGGCGCTACTCAAATGTCCGAAACCAACTCCTTTGAGTACGGAGGCGGACATGTAATAGAAGACCTAATAGCAGGCAGAGAAATTGAAGTCCGAGCCACTTCATACGGAACAGATTGCTATCCCCGAACTAAACTGGATACAACCATAACTAAAGACGACCTAAACCAGTTCTATTTGCTGAATTTCCGCAACTGCTACCAACGATACGTCTGCGCCACTAACAGTCGGGACGAGATAATTTACACTTACATGGGTAAACTGTTGCCCAAACATAGAAACGCAACCTACTCAGGTGCAGGATGTCTCAACCCCTTAATGAACGACCCCGACTACGAAACCATCGGAATCGGCACAAGAATATTCCTTGGTGGCGGACAAGGTTACGTTATTGGAGAAGGCACCCAGCACGACCCCACAAACAGGTTTGGCACCTTGATGGTTCGCGGAGACTGCAAACAAATGAGCCCCGAATTCATCCGCGGAGGCGCCTTTACCGAGTATGGCACCAGCATGTATGTGGGTATGGGAATTCCAATCCCCATCCTTAACGAAGGCTTAGCCAAAAAGACTGCACTGCGTGATGACGAAATACTAACCGACATAGTCGACTACGGAGTTCCCCGCCGAGGACGACCCAAACTTGGACAGGTCAGTTATGCTGCCTTGAAATCTGGTCACGTAACAATAAATGACCGCAAAGTCAAAGTCAGTAGCCTATCCAGCCTAAAAACCGCGAGAAAAATCGCTCAAACCCTGAAAACATGGATAGAAAATGGTGAGTTTTACTTGTCGGTACCTGTTGAAACCTTGCCTACTGGTTCAGTTTGCAATCCAATGCACCAAACCAGTCAAGTGGCCTTTGTCAGCAATGTAACCCACGACGCCGTTACCTGCACAGTAAAGGAAGACATCACAACAGTTGCCCAGAGAATAATCAGCAAATCAGTTAACCATGTGGTTGTGGTGGATAAAACCAACGAAATCCAAGGAATTGTAACTTCTTGGGACTTGACTCGTGCTGTTGCGGAAGGCAAAACAAAGCTAGAAGAAGTCATCACCAAAAAAGTATACACAACAACCCTTGAAGAAACCGTGGAAGCTGCTTCCAGAACCATGGCGCAGCATCATATCAGTGCGTTGCCTGTTTTGGATCGCCAAAACAAGGTTGTGGGATTGATATCAACAGAAGACATTGCAAAACTAAGAGGAAGGTGA
- a CDS encoding CBS domain-containing protein — protein sequence MNKSRIMLPSIEEVAKKRRMMGLTQQKLARLAGVSQSLIAKLESQKIDPAYTKVKSIFDTLERMQTETEVLAEEMLHNKVIGIQKTDLVSKAVQTMAEHGYSQLPVFDGEHAVGSISEKAIIGKVSAGKDLSQVSKLSVEKVMEEAFPQVGEDAPLQLISSLLQVYPAVLILSKGRVVGIVTKADLLKMLL from the coding sequence GTGAACAAAAGTCGAATCATGTTACCCTCCATCGAAGAAGTAGCAAAAAAACGACGAATGATGGGACTAACCCAGCAAAAACTCGCCAGACTAGCAGGAGTAAGCCAATCCCTCATAGCAAAGCTTGAATCCCAAAAAATTGACCCCGCCTACACTAAAGTGAAATCTATTTTTGACACTTTAGAAAGGATGCAAACTGAAACAGAAGTTTTGGCCGAAGAAATGCTACACAACAAAGTCATTGGAATCCAAAAAACCGACCTAGTTTCTAAAGCGGTTCAAACTATGGCAGAGCATGGTTATTCTCAGCTTCCGGTCTTTGATGGAGAACACGCCGTAGGCAGTATTTCGGAAAAGGCAATAATAGGAAAAGTTTCTGCAGGCAAGGACTTGTCACAGGTATCTAAGCTTTCTGTGGAAAAAGTGATGGAAGAAGCTTTTCCTCAAGTGGGAGAAGACGCCCCGTTACAGTTGATTTCTAGTTTACTACAGGTTTATCCCGCAGTTTTGATTTTATCCAAAGGAAGAGTTGTCGGAATAGTTACCAAAGCGGATTTATTGAAGATGCTTCTATGA
- a CDS encoding ABC transporter ATP-binding protein — MTIAVEAKNIIKDFGNIRALDGLNFTINEGEIFGLIGLNGAGKTTTLRIVSTLLLPTEGTITVFGNEVVSQADKVRNIISYLPEEAGAYKNLSGFEYLEFMAKFSTKDKNKIQELVDGAAEISGLGERLKDKVKGYSKGMKRRLLVARALMTKPKLAILDEPNSGLDVLHSVHVRNLIKRYAKEKGVTILLSSHNMLEVEYLCDRVAIVNKGQVVIEGSPEELKTKYKAHNLEDVFGEVVGFA, encoded by the coding sequence ATGACTATTGCAGTTGAAGCAAAAAATATAATCAAAGATTTCGGAAACATCCGAGCCCTTGACGGACTAAACTTTACCATAAATGAGGGCGAAATCTTTGGATTAATAGGACTGAACGGAGCAGGAAAAACAACCACCTTGCGAATTGTTTCTACTCTTTTGTTGCCCACAGAAGGCACAATAACCGTGTTCGGCAACGAAGTAGTAAGCCAAGCCGATAAAGTCCGAAACATCATCAGCTACCTGCCCGAAGAAGCAGGAGCCTACAAGAACCTTTCAGGGTTTGAGTACCTAGAGTTCATGGCAAAGTTTTCAACAAAAGACAAAAACAAAATTCAAGAATTAGTTGATGGTGCAGCAGAGATTTCTGGACTGGGAGAGCGCCTTAAGGATAAAGTGAAAGGCTACAGCAAAGGAATGAAACGCAGGCTTCTAGTTGCCCGGGCGTTAATGACTAAACCCAAATTGGCGATACTGGACGAGCCAAACAGCGGCTTAGATGTTTTGCATTCTGTTCATGTTCGAAATCTTATCAAGCGTTATGCCAAAGAAAAGGGTGTAACTATATTGTTATCGAGCCACAACATGCTTGAAGTTGAGTACCTTTGTGACAGGGTGGCAATTGTAAACAAAGGTCAAGTTGTGATAGAAGGCTCACCTGAAGAGCTTAAAACAAAATACAAGGCGCATAATCTTGAAGACGTGTTTGGGGAGGTAGTTGGTTTTGCTTGA
- a CDS encoding ABC transporter permease — MVLLEGLMTIVIKEIKELARDPKILLSMIIVPLIMFPLMGLAMQISMESAGQKIEETSIAIINQDQGAVASSLENYLVAFNFTVTSFDDMSLDQAINKIQDTNITNLVIIPDGFSQNITDGKTGSLTVYTPFEGGGGITSATQSSAINSIFYSFENYILDQRIQEGFPDANSTQILNPISYQEKSIIKGKAADVSPDTLFGLMLSQSVAMPAGIMALLTFAMQLAATAVASEKEEKTLETLLTMPINRTTILAGKLTGSIVVALVGAIAYIVGFMYYMNSFTGLIGPSNVDLVALGLAPTIESYAILGTSLFMALLSALALAISLSIFAEDVRGAQALIGPLYILFIVPMIFTMYTDINALPFPLSIILLAIPFTHSMLATNVSFTGNYIGALGGIAYMAVFTIIVLFIASRLFGTEKILTAKLKFQRKKKTKPRG, encoded by the coding sequence TTGGTTTTGCTTGAAGGGTTAATGACCATTGTAATTAAAGAAATCAAAGAACTGGCAAGAGACCCCAAAATTTTGTTAAGCATGATAATTGTTCCACTGATAATGTTCCCGTTGATGGGTCTTGCTATGCAAATATCTATGGAGTCAGCAGGACAAAAAATCGAAGAAACTTCAATAGCAATCATAAACCAAGACCAAGGCGCAGTAGCGTCGAGTCTTGAAAACTATCTAGTGGCATTTAATTTTACGGTAACATCCTTTGATGATATGTCGTTAGACCAAGCGATAAACAAGATTCAAGACACCAACATAACAAACTTGGTAATCATTCCGGACGGATTCAGCCAAAACATAACTGACGGCAAAACAGGAAGCCTAACAGTTTACACACCCTTTGAAGGAGGAGGTGGAATCACTTCTGCAACCCAATCGTCCGCCATAAATAGCATATTTTACAGTTTTGAAAACTACATCCTTGACCAAAGAATCCAAGAAGGATTCCCTGACGCAAACTCTACACAGATATTAAATCCAATAAGTTACCAAGAAAAATCAATAATTAAGGGCAAAGCTGCAGATGTCAGCCCAGATACCTTGTTTGGTTTGATGCTATCTCAATCCGTTGCCATGCCAGCAGGAATAATGGCGTTGCTCACCTTTGCTATGCAACTAGCCGCTACTGCTGTTGCTTCAGAAAAAGAAGAAAAAACCCTAGAAACATTGTTAACCATGCCAATTAATAGGACCACAATTCTTGCAGGAAAATTAACTGGATCAATAGTAGTCGCCCTTGTTGGCGCCATAGCATACATTGTTGGTTTCATGTATTACATGAACTCCTTCACTGGACTGATAGGCCCAAGCAACGTAGACTTAGTTGCCCTAGGATTGGCACCAACAATTGAATCCTACGCAATTCTTGGAACGTCCTTGTTTATGGCACTGCTTTCTGCTCTTGCCTTAGCAATCTCACTATCCATTTTTGCAGAAGATGTCCGAGGAGCCCAAGCACTGATTGGACCATTATATATACTGTTTATTGTTCCAATGATTTTCACAATGTACACAGACATCAACGCACTGCCCTTTCCACTATCAATAATTCTTCTGGCGATACCCTTCACTCACTCTATGCTTGCTACAAACGTGTCCTTCACTGGAAACTACATCGGAGCCCTTGGCGGAATTGCATACATGGCAGTGTTTACTATTATAGTGCTGTTCATCGCGTCCAGACTGTTTGGAACAGAAAAAATCCTAACGGCCAAACTAAAATTCCAACGCAAGAAAAAGACAAAACCAAGAGGGTAA
- the carB gene encoding carbamoyl-phosphate synthase (glutamine-hydrolyzing) large subunit, producing MPKFEWIKKVIVLGSGAIKIGEAAEFDYSGSQCLKALREEGIETVLVNPNIATIQTDPRLAGKVYLLPVTPEFVEEVIAKERPDAIMLSFGGQTALNCGVQLAQKGILDKYGVKVLGTPVKTIEDTEDRELFRQSMLKAGVSIAKSKSASTLEDAVEVGKEIGYPVIIRVAYTLGGKGSGVAYSEEELKDIVSKALGQSMISQVLIEEYLGHWKEVEYEVMRDYDDNCIIVCNMENFDPMGVHTGDSIVVAPSQTLSNREYHILRSASISAIRSLGVVGECNIQWALDTKSEEIRAIEVNARLSRSSALASKATGYPIAYIAAKLCIGYTLPELQNKVTHVTTACFEPALDYLVVKHPRWDLQKFKNVDSHVGPQMKSVGEVMGIGRCFEEALQKAIRMLDIGKHGLVCNAEEDEPDSMETIKDVLAHPTDQRLYMIVKALKQGMSIEEIYDLSGVDPFFLHKIKNVIDMQNKLETISQQDNDFFDTLREAKRIGFSDLQIGICRGTDQFTIRKLRKQANIIPAIKQIDTLAAEWPAKTNYLYLTYGGDEDDIQFSSEKKKVIVLGAGVFRIGSSVEFDWCGVNTIWALKKNDIDEAIMVNYNPETVSTDYDMSDKLYFEELTLERILDIYDKEQPMGIIASVGGQIPNNVALKLSNVGVNILGTTGKSIDQAEDRVKFSALLDTLGIPQPEWRDLSTASDLKKFADMVGYPVLIRPSYVLSGSAMRVAYTEDELEDYLKLAAKVSKDHPVVISKFIENAKEVEVDGVYDGENNIIGAIVEHVENAGVHSGDATMGIPSLTLDSDVLQTVTSYTDKIVEALKIRGPYNIQYLVKNGVTYVIECNLRASRSMPYVSKTRGVNMIELATLAMLGKKFKDSGFIDLPEISHFGVKVPQFSFMRLSGADPVLGVEMLSTGEVACLGENFTDALSKAMQSAEFKMPPPGGSVLITVGGEELKKQVVPIGQAFRRLGFKIYATKNTAKVMQNAGVDNVFVLHKVREKDQSPNIVDYLQNGKIHLVINIPMPNHMVKFSEVLDDEYTIRRLAVEFNIPIVTNLQLASALTKILEQREANKFDIRSLNDYMDSLPRKFW from the coding sequence ATGCCCAAGTTTGAATGGATAAAAAAAGTCATAGTATTGGGTAGCGGCGCCATCAAAATCGGAGAAGCAGCAGAATTTGACTACTCCGGAAGCCAGTGCCTGAAGGCTCTTCGTGAAGAAGGAATCGAAACCGTCCTAGTTAACCCAAACATTGCAACCATCCAAACTGACCCACGGCTCGCTGGAAAAGTTTACCTTTTGCCTGTAACTCCCGAGTTCGTGGAAGAAGTAATCGCCAAGGAGCGCCCCGATGCCATTATGCTAAGTTTTGGAGGGCAGACTGCACTTAACTGTGGAGTTCAGCTCGCCCAAAAAGGAATTTTGGACAAATATGGAGTCAAAGTATTGGGAACTCCTGTAAAAACCATTGAAGATACAGAAGACCGTGAGCTTTTCCGTCAGTCTATGTTGAAGGCTGGGGTTTCTATTGCTAAAAGTAAATCTGCCAGTACTTTGGAAGATGCTGTGGAAGTTGGAAAAGAAATTGGTTATCCTGTTATTATTCGGGTAGCTTATACTTTGGGTGGTAAAGGCTCTGGCGTAGCCTACAGTGAAGAAGAACTCAAAGACATTGTCAGCAAAGCCTTGGGTCAGAGCATGATTTCTCAGGTTCTGATTGAAGAGTATTTGGGCCACTGGAAAGAAGTCGAATATGAAGTAATGCGTGACTACGACGACAACTGTATTATCGTTTGTAACATGGAAAACTTTGACCCAATGGGCGTTCACACTGGCGACTCCATCGTAGTTGCCCCTTCCCAGACCCTTTCAAACAGGGAATACCACATCCTTCGTTCTGCATCCATAAGTGCCATACGCAGCCTAGGCGTAGTCGGTGAATGCAACATCCAATGGGCCTTGGACACCAAATCTGAAGAAATCCGAGCCATCGAAGTTAACGCCCGCCTCTCCCGAAGCTCTGCCTTAGCAAGCAAAGCCACCGGATACCCCATTGCATACATTGCAGCTAAATTGTGTATTGGTTACACATTGCCTGAACTGCAAAACAAGGTAACCCATGTAACTACTGCATGTTTTGAGCCTGCTCTTGATTATCTGGTAGTAAAACATCCTCGCTGGGATCTTCAAAAATTCAAAAATGTCGACAGCCACGTCGGACCCCAAATGAAATCTGTGGGTGAAGTCATGGGAATCGGACGATGCTTTGAAGAAGCCCTGCAAAAAGCCATTCGAATGTTGGATATTGGCAAGCATGGGTTGGTTTGCAACGCGGAAGAAGACGAACCCGACTCCATGGAAACAATCAAGGATGTTTTGGCTCATCCTACCGACCAGCGCTTGTACATGATTGTAAAAGCCCTCAAACAAGGCATGAGCATCGAAGAAATCTATGATTTGAGCGGTGTGGATCCGTTCTTTTTGCACAAAATCAAAAACGTCATCGACATGCAAAACAAGCTGGAAACTATCAGCCAACAAGACAACGACTTCTTTGACACTTTACGCGAAGCAAAACGCATAGGCTTTTCTGACCTTCAGATTGGTATTTGCAGAGGCACAGACCAGTTTACCATACGGAAACTGCGAAAACAAGCAAACATCATTCCTGCAATAAAGCAGATAGACACTCTAGCTGCAGAGTGGCCTGCCAAGACTAACTATTTGTATTTGACTTATGGCGGTGACGAGGACGACATCCAGTTTAGTTCAGAGAAAAAGAAGGTAATTGTTCTGGGTGCAGGAGTTTTCCGGATTGGTTCTAGTGTTGAGTTTGACTGGTGTGGAGTTAACACCATTTGGGCTTTGAAAAAGAATGACATCGATGAAGCCATCATGGTTAACTACAACCCGGAAACCGTTTCCACCGACTACGACATGAGTGACAAGCTCTATTTTGAAGAGTTAACCCTTGAAAGAATCCTAGACATCTACGACAAAGAGCAACCCATGGGCATAATCGCCAGCGTGGGTGGTCAAATCCCCAATAACGTCGCCTTAAAATTGTCTAATGTGGGCGTTAACATTTTGGGAACAACAGGAAAGAGCATCGACCAAGCCGAAGACCGCGTCAAATTCAGTGCGTTATTGGACACTCTTGGAATTCCTCAGCCTGAGTGGCGGGATTTGTCTACCGCCAGTGACCTCAAAAAGTTCGCTGATATGGTTGGTTATCCGGTTCTGATTCGTCCCAGTTACGTGTTGTCTGGATCTGCGATGAGGGTTGCTTACACCGAAGACGAACTAGAAGATTACCTTAAACTTGCAGCTAAAGTTTCCAAAGACCACCCTGTGGTTATTTCGAAGTTTATTGAAAACGCTAAAGAAGTGGAAGTTGACGGTGTCTACGACGGTGAAAACAACATAATTGGTGCCATAGTTGAGCACGTGGAAAACGCTGGAGTTCACAGTGGAGATGCGACTATGGGCATTCCATCGTTAACTTTGGACAGTGATGTTTTGCAAACTGTTACGTCTTACACTGACAAAATTGTTGAAGCCCTCAAAATCAGGGGTCCATACAACATTCAGTACTTGGTCAAAAACGGCGTAACCTACGTTATCGAATGCAACCTGCGAGCTTCCCGGAGCATGCCTTATGTGAGCAAAACAAGGGGTGTAAACATGATAGAACTTGCAACCCTTGCAATGCTGGGCAAAAAGTTCAAGGACTCTGGCTTTATTGACTTACCTGAAATCAGCCACTTTGGCGTAAAAGTTCCCCAATTCAGTTTCATGCGCCTAAGCGGGGCAGACCCCGTGCTGGGCGTAGAAATGCTTAGCACCGGAGAAGTTGCTTGCTTGGGAGAAAACTTTACTGATGCCCTTTCAAAGGCAATGCAGTCTGCCGAGTTTAAGATGCCTCCTCCTGGGGGATCAGTTTTAATTACTGTGGGCGGTGAAGAACTCAAAAAACAGGTTGTCCCGATTGGTCAGGCGTTCCGAAGGCTTGGATTTAAAATCTATGCCACCAAGAACACCGCTAAAGTTATGCAAAATGCTGGTGTGGATAACGTGTTTGTTTTGCATAAGGTTCGAGAAAAAGACCAAAGCCCAAACATTGTTGACTACTTGCAGAATGGCAAAATCCATCTGGTTATCAACATCCCCATGCCTAATCATATGGTGAAGTTCTCGGAAGTTCTTGACGATGAATACACAATCCGAAGGTTGGCGGTTGAATTTAACATACCCATAGTAACGAATTTGCAGTTGGCATCAGCTTTAACTAAAATCTTAGAACAACGAGAAGCAAACAAGTTTGATATACGTTCGTTAAACGATTACATGGACAGCCTGCCTAGAAAATTCTGGTAA
- the carA gene encoding glutamine-hydrolyzing carbamoyl-phosphate synthase small subunit, whose product MNTKTKETGKAVLVLEDGSTFVGHGFGAPKKVSGEIVFSTSMVGYPESLTDPSYKGQILTFTYPLVGNYGVPPFKEENSVLKYFESDSIKVTGFIVHELCKHPFHWANTRSLDQWLKDEDVPGIYGIDTRKLTKKLRVNGVMLGILKVCEAGEEPNIPELVEEVKTVKDPNFTDLAKQVTVKQPTLYPSGGNHTAVLIDCGVKYGIIRNLQRIGFDVMRVPYDFTADQILQYSPDAVMISNGPGDPKNCVQTVETVAELLDENMPMMGVCLGTQILALAVGGDTYKLKYGHRSQNQPALDLETGRCYITTQNHGYTVKRESIKDTGLKEWFMNANDKTVEGVKHKTKPAFALQWHPEASPGPYDTEFLFEKLKKMVLEAD is encoded by the coding sequence GTGAACACAAAAACTAAAGAAACCGGCAAAGCTGTTCTTGTTTTAGAAGACGGCTCCACCTTTGTTGGACATGGGTTTGGAGCCCCCAAAAAAGTCTCCGGAGAAATCGTATTTTCCACCTCAATGGTCGGATACCCCGAATCCTTAACCGACCCTTCGTACAAAGGCCAAATCCTCACTTTCACGTATCCTTTGGTTGGAAACTATGGTGTTCCACCCTTTAAAGAAGAAAACAGCGTCCTCAAATATTTCGAGTCTGACAGCATCAAAGTAACCGGTTTTATTGTTCACGAACTATGCAAACACCCCTTCCATTGGGCAAACACCCGATCTCTTGACCAATGGCTCAAAGACGAAGATGTCCCCGGAATCTACGGAATCGACACCCGAAAACTCACCAAAAAACTGCGAGTAAACGGTGTCATGCTGGGAATCTTAAAAGTTTGTGAAGCAGGGGAAGAGCCAAATATACCCGAACTGGTGGAAGAAGTAAAAACAGTAAAAGACCCCAACTTTACTGACCTTGCAAAACAAGTAACCGTCAAACAGCCAACCCTTTATCCCTCCGGAGGAAACCACACCGCAGTTTTGATTGACTGTGGCGTCAAATACGGCATCATTCGTAACCTCCAAAGAATCGGCTTTGACGTTATGCGGGTGCCTTATGATTTTACTGCAGACCAGATTCTGCAATACAGCCCTGACGCCGTAATGATAAGCAACGGTCCAGGAGACCCCAAAAACTGTGTTCAAACCGTTGAAACCGTTGCAGAATTGCTGGATGAAAACATGCCCATGATGGGTGTTTGTCTTGGAACCCAAATTCTGGCTTTGGCTGTAGGTGGGGACACTTACAAACTAAAGTACGGTCACCGGTCCCAAAACCAACCTGCTCTGGATTTGGAAACTGGGCGCTGTTACATTACAACCCAAAACCATGGTTACACCGTAAAGCGAGAATCCATCAAAGACACTGGACTAAAAGAGTGGTTCATGAACGCCAACGACAAAACTGTTGAAGGTGTAAAACACAAAACCAAACCCGCATTTGCCCTGCAATGGCACCCTGAAGCCTCCCCTGGACCTTACGACACGGAGTTTCTTTTTGAAAAACTCAAAAAAATGGTATTGGAGGCGGACTAA
- the argH gene encoding argininosuccinate lyase: protein MSKLLRGGRIGSARKDAVEFTASIKSDKKLLEAVIKINKAHVTMLTEQQIISTETGAQLLKALSEIDPKMKLDPSLEDVHLAVEEEINKKLKPEIAGNLHVAKSRNDQVATAIRMALRTEILDLIAVIVALQESLIELAQKNTETLVPSYTHLHPAQPITFGHLLVSYVDALQRSINRLQETYPRVNKCPMGAGAIATTSFPINRNQTAQLLGFDGVLENSIDAVGSRDFVLEPLADLTLLATDVTRIAEDFLVWSSPDFGILDLPESFAFTSSIMPQKKNPDVLEVIRARMSQILGNFVACATTMKALPSGYNLDLQELTPKLWESIETVEESVCILSELAKNLKVNPNVFGKQVLNYSTTTELANMLVKKYTVPFRTSHKIVGTLVKTLIAKNLALSDLSPEQLNKTAKDCAGITLAVKLEDIKNSIDPQKCVESHKTLGGPAPAEVKRMLKNRKTLTSKSKTSLKDQNSRLEKADVELNSATQHYIPKK, encoded by the coding sequence TTGTCTAAGCTGTTGCGTGGCGGCCGAATCGGCTCTGCCCGAAAAGATGCGGTAGAGTTTACTGCATCCATAAAAAGCGACAAAAAGCTACTGGAAGCTGTGATTAAAATCAACAAAGCCCACGTAACCATGCTCACAGAACAACAAATAATCTCCACCGAAACCGGTGCCCAACTTCTAAAAGCCCTGTCAGAAATCGACCCAAAAATGAAACTAGACCCCTCCCTTGAAGACGTTCACTTGGCAGTTGAAGAAGAAATCAACAAAAAACTAAAACCTGAAATCGCCGGAAACCTGCACGTCGCAAAAAGCCGAAACGACCAAGTGGCAACCGCCATACGAATGGCTCTGCGAACCGAAATCCTAGACCTCATCGCAGTCATAGTTGCCTTGCAAGAATCCCTAATAGAACTTGCACAAAAAAACACAGAAACTTTAGTTCCATCGTACACTCATTTGCACCCCGCCCAGCCCATAACTTTTGGTCACCTTCTGGTTTCTTACGTAGACGCCCTACAACGAAGCATCAACCGACTCCAAGAAACCTACCCCCGCGTAAACAAATGCCCCATGGGAGCCGGCGCAATCGCAACAACCAGTTTCCCAATAAATCGAAACCAAACCGCCCAACTACTGGGCTTTGATGGCGTGCTAGAAAACTCCATAGACGCCGTAGGCAGCCGAGACTTTGTACTAGAACCCCTCGCAGACCTAACCTTGCTAGCAACAGACGTTACCCGAATCGCTGAAGACTTTCTAGTTTGGAGCAGCCCCGACTTTGGGATACTGGATTTGCCCGAAAGTTTTGCCTTCACTAGTAGCATTATGCCTCAGAAGAAAAATCCTGATGTTCTTGAAGTAATTAGGGCACGGATGAGCCAAATACTGGGCAATTTTGTAGCATGCGCAACAACAATGAAAGCCTTGCCTTCGGGATACAACTTGGACCTTCAAGAGTTAACTCCCAAACTTTGGGAATCCATCGAAACTGTCGAAGAATCTGTATGCATTCTTTCTGAACTCGCCAAGAACCTCAAAGTCAACCCAAACGTGTTTGGTAAACAGGTTTTGAATTACTCAACAACTACTGAACTGGCTAACATGCTGGTGAAAAAATACACGGTTCCTTTCCGAACCTCTCACAAGATAGTGGGAACCCTAGTCAAAACCCTAATTGCCAAAAATTTAGCCCTTTCGGACTTGTCACCTGAACAATTAAATAAGACCGCTAAAGATTGTGCGGGAATCACTCTAGCCGTTAAACTGGAGGACATAAAGAACTCAATTGACCCCCAAAAATGTGTGGAAAGCCACAAAACTTTGGGTGGACCTGCTCCAGCAGAAGTCAAACGAATGCTCAAAAACCGAAAAACGTTAACGAGCAAATCCAAAACAAGCCTCAAAGACCAAAATAGCAGGCTAGAAAAAGCTGACGTGGAACTAAATTCTGCGACTCAGCACTACATACCTAAAAAATGA